TCGTTTTTAAGTATGTGAGTATATTGGTATCAGTACGTtataaaagataaatttaaaACCACGAATTTATAAATTACTTAATTCAAATTACACATATAAGTAAGCAGACAATCTGTGAACTCTTTGAACTCACAATAGATTATTTCATTGAATTGTATGTTTATCTAAGAAATGGGATTATTACTTCCAGAAGCTGAGGTAAACATGCTCTACGAAGCAGGAAATAATATCTAAAGAGAATGACTGTGATTACCATACcatataccgtacttacattgtagattcaataatatttgttgatttgcatatatcaaatacattcaATTATCCAatataaaaaacattaattgaTTGGCATAATCATATAATTAATAGACCAATTATAGCCAATATCAGTACCGATCATAAGATATCTAGTCATCGAAATGATAACGCACGATTGATACATATATAGTCATGGACATGATAATGTATGATATAACacaaaatcagaaatatttaGTCTTATAAATGATAATGCATGATATAACTCAAAATAACAGAAATCTAGTCATGGACATGATAATTAGGGGATAGTACGTtattttgagtggctatactggcgattagaacatttgaatttggtttgaactcgagaccgataggtggagagagtttaaaccaaatttcataaGTTAGCATACTATCACCATTCTAATATGTTTATtattagaaatatttataaactttGTAATATATCGCTACAAGTACACTGTGAAGTACGCTGTGATCCCCGCTAGTGACGTTGTGATCCCCgctagtgacgtgtcatactgtaGCTTACTGACCATTCagaaagaagctttcaaagtcggtcatttggccacgcccatactgaCGAGATTACGATCTGTATGTTGACACGATTAATAACGGTTCTATCACAGATTAGAACATGGTCCGTATCCAATCAAAtcacgcgttgcaaacgaatcgtgtttGAATGCACGacataacacaaaatacaaaatatacagcAATGAACATGATAACGCCCGATATAACAGAAAATAATAGATATATCACACGTACTTTTTAACTTAATTTGTGAGTAAATGGAAACATTAAAACCATCACCACGAACTGCTAACAGGAACGTATGTTGCTACTTTAATCGACGGACAGGTAAAACGATCCAGTTGACAAAGTAAATACTTACAATCGATGGCTTTGGCACTGGCAATTCTCCTGTCCAGATAGTTTTGTTGTTACTGATTACTCTAGCTATAAACGGTAGCGCTGATTCGTTGATTTGTATGTTTTGGTCGATGTACGTCACAAGCATTTTCATCGTGACGTAGTTAACAGTTAAACGGTCAAAACttgcaaaatatatatttgtcaaaGGCGTCATGTCTACAAATGCCTTTTCGATCATTTCCTCGCGACCTCTGTGTTAGAAGAAAACATAATCtcattattgatatttctacGATATCAAGTGTTATTTCAGCGCAATATGAAATCTTGTAGTACGGAAACCCATATCACAGtacatgaaataaaacatgCATAACAACTATTTGTATCTACacattaaaacatttatcaCTCAACCATGCAATACATCCCTCACTTATTTACTCATCAATTAATTTGCTTACTTTATAGTGGTTGTGTTGAATCTTCCGACAATGTTGCGTCCTGTAAAAGCTAGTTCAAAGTCACACAATTTGAATGACTGTCCCATGGCACTAGTGGGCATTGGTAACTCGGCAATCAGGCGGCCGTATTGACGACCAAAATTGGTATGTAGGATAAACTCCACGTCACTGCTGTGTGTTATGGATCGACATTGTTCGTTAAGGTAGATATTTAGTGGCAGGTTACCGTTTCTGTCCGGTGCCTTAATTTAAGTGACATAAGTTATAACAGTAAGACAGAAACagaatatgatgatgatgatgacgacgatgatgcTGCCGCTTCTGCCGCTATTGAtctattgatgatgatgatgatgatgatgatgatgatgatgatgacatcaTATTGCCAAATATTTTATCTTCATTGTATACACATTTGAAAACAATCTGTTTCGTAAACGtcaattgatattaaaaattattaagCAGCGTACATATATCATCAAGGTTAGCAAGACCCGGATCGCAAATTTTCAACATCTTCCATTTATATTGAAATTCTTTATCAGAGGCGTATAACACTTTGCAAATCGTGTATGATGGCAACGATATTATCATAagcttgacatattttctgtcCTATTAACAACTACACAAGAAATAGATATTCACAGATTGGTCTTAAATACTTACCGTGAAGATTTCCTGGTCGGAAACGTTAAAATAGAATTTAAAGGACTGTGGTGATCCTTCGCCTTGATAGATTATTGTCGCAGTAAGCTCATGTGAGGACCCTGCTTCCGCTATGTCAGGAAGAACGACGACATTGACTGCAAAGCCGAATTTGTTTGCATTATACCCACTGTTGTATCCTACGTTGGCTACATACATAACACCATTGCTGGATTTCCAATGCCTAGATGGAGGGACACATGGCAGGTTAGAACCCACGGCACCGACTTGCACACCTCCTACGAATAGCCCATCCCCACCTGCTCCAGAGTACCGCTTCGTAGATGTTTTGATTTGGTAACCTCCGGATGAAAGTGGAGGAACATACCAAATAAGCGATACTCTACCTGTTCCACCTTTGGGTAGCAATGCATTTCTCTGACTGGAAGTTACGTTTAAGCGTTCTCTCTGGAATGGAATGTATATGAGGTCAATGCATTTTTCATGTTACATTCATACAAGTGATGAAACTAGTTCCGTCAGGTTAACATGatattcattatataattagcgggtctcatttttttctttttctctgaTGTTCGTTGTATCGATTCGAACAAATCAAGTTTAGAGAAACCATATTAAAACCCTGAATAATACAAAGGATTTTTCTGACACAAACGATACAAATGAaggagaaaataaaaaataaagcttggatattgctaaagcaatacatttcCCTACCAGCCCCGCTAAAAAAATGGCAACAGTGATCTTAACGTTGACCTAAAAACCCTTACATAGAtatgtagctactcatactgaagtagTAACATACTAATTTTCACTAATGTAACTTGAAACATGACTGAAAACATGgcggaaaactgagtggactgACTGATAgccggacggacagacggacgaacagacagatggagggacggacgggaGGAAACATAGAGTCCTCTCTGTTTTACCTTTAGGGGACCAATGAAAATAAACGCAAATCAAACAAACATAGAAATTACAACGAGAGGAATATATCATTCCTTTCACCttaacattaatattttttttgtatatgagCAGTGGCTgcatttata
This genomic stretch from Pecten maximus chromosome 16, xPecMax1.1, whole genome shotgun sequence harbors:
- the LOC117344821 gene encoding uncharacterized protein LOC117344821 — protein: MPTSAMGQSFKLCDFELAFTGRNIVGRFNTTTIKGREEMIEKAFVDMTPLTNIYFASFDRLTVNYVTMKMLVTYIDQNIQINESALPFIARVISNNKTIWTGELPVPKPSIVSIYFVNWIVLPVRRLK